The following are encoded in a window of Candidatus Methylomirabilota bacterium genomic DNA:
- a CDS encoding glycine zipper family protein, whose protein sequence is MIQTRSVMVKGWMVTGALLIASGSAWGQQVFVYPQKGQSPQQQSQDTNECQGWASQQTGGPNAAPQMAAPPPPTTGAGRGAARGAAVGAVGGAIGGDAGKGAAIGAATGAMVGGMRRRDQMRQQEAVAAQNQQAQAVQSENYKRALASCLGAKGYQVN, encoded by the coding sequence ATGATCCAGACGAGATCCGTGATGGTGAAGGGCTGGATGGTGACCGGCGCGCTGCTGATCGCGTCGGGCAGCGCGTGGGGCCAGCAAGTCTTTGTGTATCCGCAGAAGGGACAGAGTCCCCAGCAGCAGTCTCAGGACACGAACGAGTGTCAGGGATGGGCCAGCCAGCAGACCGGTGGGCCCAACGCGGCCCCGCAGATGGCGGCCCCGCCCCCGCCCACGACCGGCGCGGGGCGCGGCGCGGCGCGCGGCGCCGCGGTCGGCGCGGTCGGCGGCGCGATAGGTGGCGACGCGGGCAAGGGCGCGGCCATCGGCGCGGCGACCGGCGCCATGGTCGGCGGCATGCGCCGGCGCGATCAGATGCGGCAGCAAGAGGCCGTGGCGGCCCAGAACCAGCAGGCGCAGGCGGTCCAGAGCGAGAACTACAAGCGCGCCCTGGCCTCGTGCCTCGGCGCGAAAGGCTACCAGGTCAACTAG
- a CDS encoding response regulator transcription factor: protein MTRPTILLADDHTIVLEGLAGLLRTEFSLVGAVPDGDRLLAEAQRLRPDVIVTDMTMPGLSGIEVLRRLKHAAIQAKVIVLTMHADAATAAQALRAGAVGFVVKHAASKELIAAIRTVLRGGRYLPPHLADDILATLSEGEAAGGGPLTPRQREVVSLIATGKTMKEIAVALGMSPRTVETHKYQAMQTLGFQTTAELIRYAIVQGLAPHGRPDP, encoded by the coding sequence GTGACCCGCCCGACCATCCTGCTGGCCGACGACCACACGATCGTCCTCGAGGGCCTCGCCGGGCTGCTCCGCACCGAGTTCTCCCTCGTCGGCGCCGTGCCGGATGGGGATCGCCTGCTCGCAGAAGCGCAGCGGCTCAGGCCGGACGTCATCGTGACCGACATGACCATGCCGGGGCTGAGCGGCATCGAGGTGCTGCGCCGACTCAAGCACGCGGCGATCCAGGCCAAGGTCATCGTCCTGACCATGCACGCCGACGCCGCGACGGCGGCCCAGGCTCTCCGGGCCGGGGCGGTCGGCTTCGTGGTGAAGCACGCCGCCAGCAAGGAGCTCATCGCGGCCATCCGCACCGTCCTGCGGGGCGGGCGATACCTGCCGCCGCACCTCGCGGACGATATCCTCGCCACGCTGTCGGAGGGCGAAGCCGCCGGCGGAGGGCCGCTCACGCCGCGGCAGCGCGAGGTCGTCTCGCTCATCGCGACGGGCAAGACGATGAAGGAGATCGCGGTCGCGCTCGGAATGTCACCACGGACTGTCGAGACCCACAAGTACCAGGCCATGCAGACACTCGGATTCCAGACGACGGCCGAGCTGATCCGCTACGCGATCGTGCAGGGCCTCGCGCCTCACGGGCGCCCGGATCCATAG
- a CDS encoding DUF4105 domain-containing protein encodes MTDGTRRFRPLSWLGCILLALACSAVVGWMALATYFDLAPGPNSLRIMLGLLIPVAALIAVLLVRPRRRVVLAIAVAFVAVLLAWLSLRPSNARDWQPDVATLPWAEVRGDHLLFHNVRNAAYRTETDYTVRLEDRDLDLSKLRALDLFLIYWGSPWIAHTIVSWAFDDGQHLAISIETRKEKGEEYSAVRGFFRQYELFYVVADERDVIRLRSNYRRDRRGEDVYLYRFDTSPDNARRLLLSYVRAINRLREQPEWYNALTENCTTAIQRIAGPYQERSWWSWKLFLNGHLDELAYDLGAIDHSLPFTELKAKSYINPRAQAADADLQFSARIREGLPRMSP; translated from the coding sequence TTGACCGACGGTACCAGGCGCTTCCGGCCCCTCTCGTGGCTCGGCTGCATCCTGCTGGCGCTCGCGTGCAGCGCGGTGGTCGGATGGATGGCTCTGGCCACCTACTTCGATCTCGCCCCGGGCCCGAACTCGCTCCGAATCATGCTCGGGCTGCTCATCCCGGTGGCGGCCCTGATCGCGGTGCTGCTCGTGCGCCCGCGCCGCCGGGTGGTGCTGGCGATCGCGGTCGCCTTCGTGGCGGTGCTGTTGGCCTGGCTCTCCCTCCGGCCGTCCAATGCGCGGGACTGGCAGCCCGACGTGGCCACGCTGCCGTGGGCCGAGGTGCGCGGCGACCACCTCCTGTTCCACAACGTTCGCAACGCGGCGTACCGCACCGAGACCGACTACACGGTGCGCCTCGAGGACCGGGACCTCGACCTCTCGAAGCTGCGCGCTCTGGATCTCTTCCTCATCTACTGGGGCTCGCCGTGGATCGCCCACACCATCGTGAGCTGGGCCTTCGACGACGGCCAGCACCTGGCCATCTCCATCGAGACCCGCAAGGAGAAGGGCGAGGAGTACTCGGCGGTGCGCGGGTTCTTCCGGCAGTACGAGCTGTTCTACGTGGTTGCCGACGAGCGTGACGTCATCCGCCTGCGCTCGAACTACCGCCGCGACCGCCGGGGCGAGGACGTCTATCTCTACCGATTCGATACCTCCCCGGACAACGCCCGCCGCCTTCTGCTCAGCTACGTCCGCGCCATCAACCGGCTGCGCGAGCAGCCGGAGTGGTACAACGCGCTCACCGAGAACTGCACCACCGCGATCCAGCGCATCGCCGGCCCGTACCAGGAGCGCTCGTGGTGGAGCTGGAAGCTCTTCCTGAACGGCCATCTCGACGAGCTGGCCTACGACCTCGGCGCGATCGATCACTCCCTGCCGTTCACCGAGCTGAAGGCGAAGAGTTACATCAACCCGCGGGCGCAGGCGGCCGACGCCGATCTGCAGTTCTCGGCGCGCATCCGTGAGGGCCTGCCGAGGATGTCGCCATGA
- a CDS encoding carbohydrate porin, translating into MRRRRTTRHALGVLLGSLLPFAPGVSSAQPVDIPPTWGGDFWDRPRLTGSWWGLRDDLGKKGVVLDTDLLLTPQGVSGGKNTAAEFWGNAEYTLNVDTQKLGLWPGGFLKVSGQTSFGTSVNEDSGALVPVNVATMIPDLDNNTSGLTNLTFTQFLSRQFGLFAGKIFLVDGFQGEFAGNYRTQFMNTALAFPITAALMPLSAYGGGVVVIPWEALILSAMAVDPSGTITNNDISEAFDDGAMVIAGAKLTIKPFGLVGHQGFGGMWSNKSRLSLEQDPSNIARLLLQERFPRLADPGPPLTRFLQRFRPDLLTPTQPPNREDTSWFVYYSFDQYFWHPGGDQTRGIGMFFNFGASDGKANPIKYSFVTGIGGKGVVPGRPHDSFGVGWARTEVSGNFVPFLRDTFNLGLGTGDTVEMYYNAAVTQWLSASLDLQILNPVIKKTVSSGGGGVKDIDTGIVVGARMYVRF; encoded by the coding sequence ATGAGACGCCGCCGGACCACGCGACACGCCTTGGGTGTGCTGCTCGGCTCGCTCTTGCCCTTCGCCCCGGGCGTCTCGAGCGCGCAGCCGGTCGACATCCCGCCCACCTGGGGCGGCGATTTCTGGGATCGGCCCCGGCTCACCGGCAGCTGGTGGGGCCTGCGCGACGACCTGGGCAAGAAGGGCGTGGTGCTCGACACCGACCTGCTCCTCACCCCGCAGGGCGTGAGCGGTGGCAAGAACACGGCGGCCGAGTTCTGGGGCAACGCCGAGTACACCCTCAACGTGGACACGCAGAAGCTCGGGCTCTGGCCCGGTGGTTTCCTCAAGGTTTCCGGCCAGACCAGCTTCGGGACCAGCGTGAACGAGGATTCCGGCGCTCTCGTGCCGGTGAACGTCGCCACGATGATTCCCGACCTCGACAACAACACCAGCGGCCTCACGAACCTGACGTTCACGCAGTTCCTGAGCCGCCAGTTCGGTCTGTTCGCGGGCAAGATCTTCCTGGTGGACGGCTTCCAGGGCGAGTTCGCGGGCAACTACCGCACCCAGTTCATGAACACGGCGCTGGCCTTTCCCATCACGGCCGCGCTCATGCCGCTCTCGGCCTACGGCGGGGGCGTCGTCGTGATCCCGTGGGAGGCCCTGATCCTCTCGGCGATGGCGGTCGATCCGAGCGGCACCATCACGAACAACGACATCTCCGAGGCGTTCGACGACGGGGCGATGGTCATCGCCGGCGCCAAGCTCACGATCAAGCCCTTCGGCCTAGTGGGACATCAGGGCTTCGGTGGCATGTGGAGCAACAAGTCGCGCCTCTCGCTCGAGCAGGATCCCTCCAACATCGCCAGGCTCCTGTTGCAGGAGCGGTTTCCCCGGCTCGCGGATCCGGGACCTCCACTGACGCGATTCCTGCAGCGATTCCGGCCCGATCTGCTCACTCCGACTCAGCCCCCGAATCGCGAGGACACGAGCTGGTTCGTGTACTATTCGTTTGATCAGTACTTCTGGCATCCCGGGGGCGATCAGACCCGTGGCATCGGGATGTTCTTCAACTTCGGCGCGTCCGACGGGAAGGCGAACCCGATCAAGTACAGCTTCGTCACCGGCATCGGGGGCAAGGGCGTGGTGCCGGGACGCCCGCATGACTCCTTCGGAGTCGGCTGGGCGCGCACCGAGGTCAGCGGGAACTTCGTGCCGTTCCTGCGCGACACCTTCAACCTCGGGCTGGGTACCGGGGACACGGTGGAGATGTACTACAATGCCGCGGTGACCCAGTGGCTCAGCGCGAGTCTCGACCTGCAGATACTCAATCCCGTCATCAAGAAGACGGTCAGCTCGGGCGGCGGAGGGGTGAAGGATATCGACACCGGCATCGTGGTCGGCGCACGCATGTACGTCCGGTTTTGA
- a CDS encoding tetratricopeptide repeat protein gives MLLVSLGAWWWRSAHPTPTWLGGGAPSGPVAATYVGRRVCGQCHAQIEQRWRGSHHDLAMQPPTDASAAGDFNDARFTYAGVTSTFSRRDGKLVVRTDGPDGRIADYEVKYTFGISPLQQYLVELPGGRLQALGIAWDTRPRAQGGQRWFHLYPGQNVTYADELHWTRPSQNWNYMCAECHSTGVRKNYDPKSRSFATAYAEVNVACEACHGPGSNHVGWAQKETGRTDEATKGLMVTLADRRGVTWTINAETGNAQRTPATRAGHEVEMCGRCHARRGQFSEEETSRHFLGETHRVALLEDRLYYPDGQIRDEVYEYGSFRQSKMFHRGVTCSDCHDPHSGTLRAPGSQVCLGCHSAQKYTSTTHHFHPPGSRGADCLGCHMPTTTYMVVDPRHDHSFRVPRPDLSITLGVPNACTRCHADRAAAWAAKQVEAWYGHTPRGYQRYAEALGASASGAPGSGGLLEAVARDGDQPAIARASAIARLTPASSPGAGDLLRSALQDKDPLVRRAAAGALESVEPAQRGERLAPLLDDPVRAVRMEAARLLAGAPRERLTEVQRGALDRAYAEYVAAERFNADRPESHLNLALVFAAQRRVAEAEAEMRTALEVDPRFVPAAVNLADLYRATGRDPDGERVLRDLLARDPRSAPAHHALGLLLVRQKRQADALRELETAARLAPDSSRYAYVYAVGLDGAGRRAQAIEVLERSLGRHPYDRDTLAALVAFTRETGGPRRALEYARRLAVLEPGSAEAEQLVERLEAEASR, from the coding sequence GTGCTTCTCGTGTCACTCGGAGCCTGGTGGTGGCGGTCGGCACATCCGACGCCGACGTGGCTCGGCGGAGGTGCACCGTCGGGGCCGGTCGCCGCCACCTACGTCGGGCGTCGGGTCTGCGGCCAGTGCCACGCGCAGATCGAGCAGCGCTGGCGCGGATCTCATCACGATCTGGCCATGCAGCCGCCGACCGATGCGAGTGCGGCCGGCGACTTCAACGACGCGCGCTTCACCTACGCGGGGGTCACCTCGACCTTTTCCCGGCGCGACGGCAAGCTCGTGGTGCGCACCGACGGCCCCGATGGTCGAATCGCCGACTACGAGGTCAAGTACACGTTCGGGATCTCTCCGCTCCAGCAGTACCTCGTCGAGCTGCCGGGCGGGCGCCTGCAGGCGCTCGGCATCGCCTGGGACACCCGGCCTCGGGCGCAGGGCGGGCAGCGCTGGTTTCATCTCTACCCGGGTCAGAACGTCACGTACGCAGACGAGCTGCACTGGACGCGGCCCAGCCAGAACTGGAACTACATGTGCGCCGAGTGCCACTCAACCGGTGTCCGGAAGAACTACGATCCGAAGAGTCGAAGCTTTGCCACCGCATACGCGGAGGTCAACGTCGCCTGTGAGGCCTGCCACGGGCCCGGCTCGAACCACGTCGGGTGGGCCCAGAAGGAGACGGGGCGCACGGACGAGGCGACAAAGGGGCTCATGGTCACGCTCGCCGATCGCCGTGGGGTCACGTGGACGATCAACGCGGAGACGGGGAATGCGCAACGCACCCCGGCGACCCGTGCGGGCCACGAGGTCGAGATGTGCGGCCGCTGCCATGCGCGCCGCGGTCAGTTCTCCGAGGAGGAGACGTCGCGTCATTTCCTGGGCGAGACCCACCGGGTGGCGCTGCTCGAGGATCGCCTCTACTACCCGGACGGGCAGATCCGCGACGAGGTGTACGAGTACGGCTCGTTCCGCCAGAGCAAGATGTTCCATCGCGGGGTGACGTGCTCGGACTGCCACGATCCGCACAGCGGCACGCTGCGCGCTCCCGGCAGCCAAGTATGCCTCGGCTGCCACTCAGCACAGAAGTACACGTCGACCACCCATCACTTCCACCCGCCGGGCTCGCGCGGCGCCGACTGCCTCGGCTGCCACATGCCGACCACCACCTACATGGTGGTGGACCCGCGCCACGACCACTCCTTCCGCGTGCCGCGCCCGGATCTGTCGATCACGCTCGGGGTGCCCAACGCGTGCACCCGGTGTCATGCCGATCGGGCGGCCGCGTGGGCGGCGAAGCAGGTGGAAGCGTGGTACGGCCACACCCCGCGCGGATACCAGCGCTACGCCGAGGCGCTGGGCGCGAGCGCGAGCGGCGCGCCCGGATCAGGCGGGCTGCTCGAAGCGGTCGCTCGCGACGGCGATCAGCCGGCCATCGCGCGGGCGAGCGCCATCGCGCGCCTGACGCCCGCCTCGAGCCCCGGGGCCGGCGACCTGCTTCGCTCGGCCCTGCAAGACAAGGATCCGCTCGTGCGGCGCGCGGCGGCCGGCGCCCTGGAGAGCGTCGAACCCGCGCAACGAGGCGAGCGGCTGGCTCCCCTGCTCGACGACCCCGTGCGGGCGGTGCGCATGGAGGCAGCCCGCCTGCTCGCCGGCGCTCCACGCGAGCGCCTGACCGAAGTCCAGCGCGGAGCCCTCGACCGCGCGTACGCCGAGTACGTCGCGGCCGAGCGGTTCAACGCCGATCGCCCCGAGTCGCACCTCAACCTGGCCCTCGTCTTCGCGGCCCAGCGGCGGGTGGCGGAGGCCGAGGCCGAGATGCGTACCGCCCTCGAGGTGGACCCGCGCTTCGTGCCGGCCGCGGTGAACCTCGCCGATCTCTACCGGGCGACCGGACGAGACCCGGACGGCGAGCGCGTGCTCCGCGACCTGCTCGCGCGCGACCCGCGAAGCGCGCCGGCGCACCACGCGCTCGGGCTGCTACTCGTACGGCAGAAGCGACAGGCCGACGCCCTGCGCGAGCTGGAGACGGCGGCGCGGCTGGCCCCGGATAGTTCCCGCTACGCCTACGTCTACGCGGTCGGTCTGGACGGGGCGGGACGGCGCGCGCAGGCAATCGAGGTGCTGGAGCGGAGCCTCGGCCGGCATCCGTATGACCGCGACACGCTGGCCGCGCTCGTGGCCTTCACGCGCGAGACGGGCGGCCCACGCCGCGCACTCGAGTACGCCCGCCGGCTCGCCGTGCTCGAGCCCGGCAGCGCCGAGGCGGAGCAGCTCGTCGAGCGGCTCGAGGCTGAAGCCTCGCGCTGA
- a CDS encoding HAD family hydrolase has protein sequence MRRRIVDRTRLAVVRAAVVLIALAILVGVASAQTDPLPSWNDGSAKQSIVGFVQAITDRGDARFVAPDLRIATFDNDGTLWSEQPIYFQFAFAFDRVRALAPKHPEWKTQQPFKAVLEGDMKALAASGQKGLIQLLLATHTGMTTEEFTRNVVDWFATAQHPRFRRPHTDLVYRPMIELLAYLRANGFKTYIVSGGTVEFMRPWTERTYGIPPEQVVGTSFETVFKQGPDGKPFLLRQPKVDFVDDGPGKPVGIQKFIGRRPVLAFGNSDGDQQMLQWTAAGDGARFMGLVHHTDAVREWAYDRQSHVGRLDKALDEAKRRGWTVVDMKADWNKIFAFE, from the coding sequence ATGCGCCGCCGCATCGTCGACCGAACGCGGTTGGCCGTGGTGCGGGCCGCCGTCGTCCTCATCGCGCTCGCGATCCTCGTCGGCGTCGCTTCAGCCCAGACCGATCCGCTGCCCTCCTGGAACGACGGCTCGGCCAAGCAGAGCATCGTCGGCTTCGTCCAGGCGATCACCGACCGGGGCGATGCCCGATTCGTGGCACCCGATCTGCGCATCGCGACTTTCGACAACGACGGGACGCTCTGGTCCGAGCAGCCGATCTATTTTCAGTTCGCCTTCGCGTTCGATCGCGTCCGAGCGCTGGCGCCGAAGCACCCGGAGTGGAAGACCCAGCAGCCGTTCAAGGCAGTGCTCGAGGGCGACATGAAGGCCTTGGCCGCGAGCGGCCAGAAGGGGCTGATCCAGCTCCTGCTCGCCACGCACACCGGCATGACCACCGAGGAGTTCACCCGGAACGTCGTGGACTGGTTTGCCACCGCGCAGCATCCGCGGTTCAGGCGGCCCCATACCGACCTGGTCTACCGGCCGATGATCGAGTTGCTCGCGTACCTGCGCGCCAATGGCTTCAAGACCTACATCGTGTCCGGCGGCACCGTCGAGTTCATGCGGCCGTGGACGGAGCGCACCTACGGAATCCCACCCGAACAGGTAGTGGGCACGAGCTTCGAGACCGTGTTCAAGCAGGGCCCTGACGGCAAGCCCTTCTTGCTGCGCCAGCCGAAGGTCGACTTCGTCGACGACGGCCCCGGCAAGCCGGTGGGCATCCAGAAGTTCATCGGCCGGCGGCCGGTGCTGGCCTTCGGCAACTCGGACGGGGACCAGCAGATGCTCCAGTGGACCGCGGCCGGCGACGGCGCGCGGTTCATGGGGCTGGTACACCACACCGACGCGGTGCGGGAGTGGGCCTACGACCGGCAGTCCCACGTGGGCCGGCTGGACAAGGCGCTGGACGAGGCGAAGCGCCGCGGCTGGACGGTCGTGGACATGAAGGCCGACTGGAACAAGATCTTCGCGTTCGAGTAA
- a CDS encoding amino acid ABC transporter substrate-binding protein has product MTIRALTLLLTILLLASPALAAEPEPTLKKIKRTNTIALGYRESSRPFSFVGDDGKPAGYSVDLCTRVAAAVGKELGLPGLQTKWVKLTVENRMPSVMNGTVDLECGSTTASLKRQEQVDFSLLTFVDGGSLLVTDSSNIVGVMSLIGKRVAVIPGTTTEKSLDEALKRHTVTATVVPVKDHAAGVAALDSGAADAYASDRVILIGIGRTSKDPAKLSLVDDMFSYEPYGLMMRRGDPAFRLSVNRALAAMYRSREVVPIFEKWFGSMSTAGHLIGAMYIINGLPE; this is encoded by the coding sequence ATGACGATCCGGGCCCTGACCCTGCTCCTGACGATCCTCCTGCTGGCCTCGCCCGCGCTCGCCGCCGAGCCGGAGCCGACGCTCAAGAAGATCAAGCGCACCAACACCATCGCGCTCGGCTACCGGGAATCCTCGCGCCCCTTCTCCTTCGTCGGCGACGACGGCAAGCCGGCCGGGTACTCGGTGGATCTCTGCACGCGAGTGGCGGCGGCGGTCGGCAAGGAGCTCGGGCTGCCGGGTCTTCAGACCAAATGGGTCAAGCTCACCGTCGAGAACCGGATGCCGTCGGTGATGAACGGCACGGTGGATCTCGAGTGCGGCTCGACGACCGCGTCGCTGAAGCGCCAGGAGCAGGTGGACTTCAGCCTCCTGACGTTCGTGGACGGCGGGAGCCTGCTCGTCACCGACAGCTCCAACATCGTGGGCGTGATGTCGCTGATCGGCAAGCGCGTCGCGGTCATCCCGGGCACCACGACCGAGAAGAGCCTCGACGAGGCGCTCAAGCGGCACACCGTGACCGCCACGGTGGTGCCGGTGAAGGACCACGCCGCCGGCGTGGCCGCGCTGGATTCGGGCGCCGCCGACGCCTACGCCTCGGACCGCGTGATCCTGATCGGCATCGGCCGCACCTCGAAGGACCCGGCCAAGCTCTCGCTGGTGGACGACATGTTCTCCTACGAGCCCTACGGCCTCATGATGCGCCGGGGCGATCCCGCGTTCCGTCTCTCCGTGAATCGGGCCCTCGCCGCCATGTATCGCTCGCGGGAGGTCGTGCCGATCTTCGAGAAGTGGTTCGGATCCATGAGCACCGCCGGGCATCTGATCGGCGCCATGTACATCATCAACGGACTGCCCGAGTAG
- a CDS encoding ATP-binding protein, giving the protein MPSADEPTHRILLLYSESRLIPSVVNVDQAFRSTLATGLPERIYFYTEFLDLNAFQGDMPRSELWELLRLKYQNRRIDVIVSQGQLTVPLALQIRDGLFPRAPVVLVAVEASAFADLSPGSGVTGTWRQRGWRNTLDLARRLHPGTRRAIVLVGSSVAERLWLESAREQLADVGGAVEIRYLVDWRLEDILDAVAALSKDTVVLTGPFLRDGTGRDFVTTEATRRIAAASTVPVYALTDGVVGSGVVGGHVMDFESHGRVAADLARRVIAGERPAPTTAGTTIPVFDDRQLARWRIDRRLLPAGSVVRFQEPSLWQRYRGYVIAAAGLILLQSGLITTLLVQRAQRRRAQHNLRERLRFETLLSNISQALASCPVAEVDREISAGLRRIVDDLETDRATLWSHARAGEARVTHSWSRPGVQPMVTVTDQSQFPWLFEQIHKGEVVRLPVSEAPSGTSTDLQSLQKLQTLSTAVAPLVDGGVVVGTLSVGTVREERRWPDELMPRLRLLADIFAGALARQRADRAARDSARDIRDLGSRLMTAEEDERRRIARELHDGVNQDLAALSIALSALQDGLPAGTSEGRREEFARLQGRAVELAGAIRHLSHELHPGILQYAGLAAALRSYCREFRREQGLAVVCSAKDELGTIPDDIALCLYRVTQEALKNAGRHAKADHVWVSLERTGPDLALTIRDDGRGFDLEEARGGGGLGLLSIDERVRLAGGRLIIDTGPHRGATIHVLVPLA; this is encoded by the coding sequence GTGCCGTCGGCGGACGAACCGACCCACCGCATCCTGCTCCTCTACTCGGAATCCCGTCTGATCCCGTCGGTCGTGAACGTGGATCAGGCTTTCCGATCGACGCTCGCGACCGGCTTGCCGGAGCGGATCTACTTCTACACCGAGTTCCTGGACCTGAATGCGTTTCAGGGCGACATGCCACGGTCCGAGCTATGGGAGCTTCTTCGGCTCAAGTATCAGAATCGTCGGATCGATGTGATCGTATCGCAGGGGCAGCTGACCGTTCCGTTGGCCCTTCAGATACGGGACGGGCTCTTCCCGCGCGCGCCAGTGGTGCTCGTCGCGGTCGAGGCGTCCGCGTTCGCTGATCTCTCACCCGGGTCTGGTGTCACCGGCACGTGGCGCCAGCGGGGCTGGCGGAACACTCTGGATCTGGCCCGTCGTCTGCACCCCGGCACACGGCGCGCGATCGTGCTCGTGGGATCGTCGGTAGCCGAGCGGCTGTGGCTGGAGTCGGCCCGGGAGCAGCTGGCGGACGTCGGCGGTGCCGTCGAGATTCGCTACCTGGTCGACTGGAGATTGGAGGACATCCTCGACGCCGTCGCCGCGCTCTCGAAGGATACCGTCGTACTCACCGGTCCATTCTTGCGGGATGGCACCGGGCGTGATTTCGTCACCACCGAGGCGACTCGACGCATTGCCGCGGCTTCCACCGTCCCGGTCTACGCGCTCACCGACGGAGTCGTCGGCAGCGGGGTCGTGGGCGGTCACGTGATGGACTTCGAGTCTCATGGCCGGGTCGCTGCGGATCTGGCGCGGAGGGTGATCGCAGGGGAGCGGCCGGCGCCTACCACCGCCGGCACGACGATCCCCGTTTTCGACGACCGGCAGTTGGCGCGGTGGCGCATCGACCGTCGTCTTCTGCCCGCGGGAAGTGTCGTTCGATTCCAGGAGCCATCGCTATGGCAGCGGTACCGCGGGTACGTGATCGCGGCGGCGGGATTGATCCTCCTCCAGAGCGGGCTGATCACGACCCTGCTGGTGCAGCGCGCGCAGCGCCGCCGCGCGCAACACAACCTCAGGGAGCGACTGCGGTTCGAGACCCTCCTCTCGAACATCTCGCAGGCGCTTGCGTCCTGTCCGGTTGCCGAGGTCGATCGGGAGATTTCCGCCGGCCTCCGTCGCATCGTCGATGATCTGGAGACGGACCGGGCGACGCTCTGGTCCCATGCTCGGGCCGGCGAGGCGCGGGTCACGCACTCATGGAGCCGTCCCGGCGTCCAGCCGATGGTCACGGTGACCGATCAGAGTCAGTTTCCCTGGCTCTTCGAGCAGATCCACAAGGGAGAAGTGGTCCGGCTCCCTGTCTCCGAGGCGCCCTCGGGGACCTCAACGGACCTCCAGAGCCTTCAGAAGCTCCAGACCCTCTCGACGGCAGTGGCGCCCCTAGTCGATGGTGGGGTGGTCGTGGGGACGCTGTCAGTCGGCACGGTGCGGGAGGAGCGGCGATGGCCGGACGAGCTGATGCCGCGTCTCCGGCTCCTGGCCGACATCTTCGCCGGCGCCCTGGCCCGCCAGCGGGCCGACCGCGCAGCCCGTGACAGCGCACGGGACATCCGGGATCTCGGGAGCCGGCTCATGACCGCGGAGGAGGATGAGCGGCGACGCATCGCGCGCGAGCTCCATGACGGCGTGAACCAGGATCTGGCGGCCCTGTCGATCGCGCTCAGCGCGCTCCAGGACGGACTCCCTGCCGGCACCTCGGAAGGACGTCGCGAGGAATTCGCGCGGCTCCAGGGCCGCGCGGTCGAGCTGGCCGGCGCGATCCGGCATCTCTCGCACGAGCTGCATCCGGGCATCTTGCAGTACGCCGGCCTGGCCGCCGCGTTGCGAAGCTATTGCCGGGAGTTCCGGCGCGAGCAAGGTCTCGCCGTGGTGTGCTCCGCGAAGGATGAGCTCGGAACGATACCTGACGACATTGCCCTGTGCCTGTATCGGGTCACCCAGGAGGCATTGAAGAATGCGGGGCGACATGCAAAGGCCGATCACGTCTGGGTGAGCTTGGAGCGAACGGGGCCGGATCTGGCCCTCACCATTCGAGACGACGGGCGCGGCTTCGACCTCGAGGAAGCGCGGGGCGGAGGCGGCCTGGGCCTGCTGAGCATCGACGAGCGAGTCCGCCTCGCCGGAGGTCGGCTCATCATCGACACCGGGCCTCATCGAGGTGCGACGATTCATGTGCTGGTCCCGCTGGCCTGA
- a CDS encoding response regulator transcription factor, which translates to MLAEDHAGVAEQLRNLLATEFDVVATVADGLALVRAVNALQPDVVVADIVMPGLDGIAATAAILASRPTTRVVLATVHNDPELAERGYAAGALACVSKHRAGRELLPAVRAALRGERYVGSGIGSDVGGVT; encoded by the coding sequence GTGCTGGCAGAGGACCACGCGGGTGTCGCCGAGCAGCTGCGGAACCTGCTCGCGACCGAGTTCGACGTCGTGGCCACGGTAGCGGACGGGCTCGCGCTGGTCCGCGCCGTGAACGCTCTCCAGCCCGACGTGGTGGTCGCGGATATCGTCATGCCGGGCCTGGACGGCATCGCGGCCACCGCGGCGATCCTGGCCAGCCGCCCGACCACCCGGGTCGTGCTCGCCACGGTGCACAACGATCCGGAGCTCGCCGAGCGCGGCTACGCGGCGGGCGCGCTGGCCTGCGTGTCGAAGCACCGCGCCGGACGCGAGCTCCTGCCGGCGGTGCGTGCCGCGCTTCGGGGCGAGCGCTACGTAGGCTCGGGCATCGGGAGCGATGTCGGGGGCGTCACGTGA